Proteins encoded together in one Maricaulis maris window:
- the coaD gene encoding pantetheine-phosphate adenylyltransferase, with amino-acid sequence MNRTALYPGTFDPLTNGHIDIIGRAVKLVDHLVIGVAVNEGKKPLFSLDERVEMVRKEVAHFGDGAQIEVRPFDGLLMHFAEEIGAQSIVRGLRAVSDFEYEFQMVAMNQQLNDDIETVFLMADPRHQAIASRLVKEIAKLGGDVSAFVTPSIERLLKERLA; translated from the coding sequence ATGAACCGTACCGCGCTCTATCCGGGCACGTTCGACCCGCTGACCAATGGTCATATCGACATTATCGGTCGGGCCGTGAAACTGGTCGATCATCTGGTCATCGGCGTCGCGGTGAACGAGGGCAAGAAGCCGCTCTTCAGCCTCGATGAGCGCGTCGAGATGGTGCGCAAGGAAGTCGCCCACTTTGGCGATGGCGCCCAGATCGAGGTGCGCCCGTTCGATGGGCTTCTGATGCATTTCGCCGAAGAGATCGGGGCCCAGTCGATCGTCCGCGGGCTTCGGGCCGTGTCCGATTTCGAGTATGAATTCCAGATGGTTGCCATGAACCAGCAGCTCAATGATGATATTGAGACCGTGTTCCTGATGGCAGACCCGCGCCACCAGGCGATTGCGTCCCGCCTGGTCAAGGAAATCGCGAAACTGGGCGGAGATGTCTCCGCCTTTGTGACGCCGAGTATTGAACGCCTGTTGAAGGAGCGTCTTGCGTGA
- a CDS encoding peptidylprolyl isomerase, whose amino-acid sequence MRFTLSASLALALTAGACAREAETAGSEAESLASQSAAAVTQAETAPAAPQWDLPDEAWRTADQEDLLYIDTDHGMVIVEMAPEFAPNHVERMRTLAHERFYDFLVWHRVIDGFMAQGGGARTNPGHAADVEGLEAEFTVRRSGEPVVTELQDRIINPSALPQMAKAGFWDGFPAGTQTAALAAITGDGQVQSWLLHCRGAAAAARTGDPNSARSQFYLTRGNAEHLNAQYTSWGRVRVGQEAVDAIAVGSAMEDPGFRPDNIRSMRTGDELPAEEQVTIQVADTDSAAFAAYLDTLRDTSGNLPDICDITVPTRIVD is encoded by the coding sequence ATGCGTTTCACCCTGTCTGCCTCACTGGCGCTGGCCCTGACGGCCGGAGCCTGTGCCCGCGAAGCCGAGACCGCCGGCAGCGAGGCCGAAAGCCTCGCCAGCCAGTCTGCTGCAGCTGTCACCCAGGCTGAGACCGCACCCGCGGCCCCGCAATGGGATCTGCCCGACGAGGCCTGGCGCACGGCGGACCAGGAAGACCTGCTCTATATCGACACCGACCACGGCATGGTCATCGTCGAAATGGCACCGGAGTTTGCGCCCAACCATGTCGAGCGCATGCGGACCCTGGCCCATGAGCGCTTCTATGATTTCCTGGTCTGGCATCGCGTCATCGACGGCTTCATGGCGCAGGGCGGCGGCGCCCGGACCAATCCGGGGCATGCGGCCGATGTGGAGGGTCTGGAAGCCGAGTTTACCGTGCGCCGCTCCGGTGAGCCGGTGGTGACCGAGCTGCAGGACCGCATCATCAATCCGAGCGCCTTGCCGCAAATGGCGAAAGCCGGCTTCTGGGACGGCTTCCCGGCCGGGACCCAGACCGCAGCGCTGGCGGCCATTACCGGCGACGGACAGGTCCAGTCCTGGCTGCTGCATTGCCGGGGCGCGGCCGCGGCTGCGCGCACGGGTGACCCGAATTCGGCCCGGAGCCAGTTCTATCTGACGCGCGGCAATGCCGAGCATCTCAATGCGCAATACACATCCTGGGGTCGCGTGCGCGTCGGCCAGGAAGCTGTTGATGCCATCGCGGTCGGCTCGGCCATGGAAGACCCGGGTTTCCGTCCGGACAATATCCGCTCGATGCGGACGGGGGACGAACTCCCGGCCGAGGAGCAGGTGACCATCCAGGTCGCCGATACCGACAGCGCGGCCTTTGCCGCTTATCTCGACACGCTGCGCGACACGTCTGGAAATCTGCCGGACATCTGCGATATCACCGTGCCGACCCGGATTGTGGACTAG
- a CDS encoding peptidylprolyl isomerase has protein sequence MAEEQLVFTLEGGDVTIKLRPDLAPKHVARITELAKDGFYDGLTFHRVIDGFVAQGGCPNGNGMGGSGQHIPAEFSPEKHVRGTMSMARASDPDSASSQFFICLDDVPYLNNQYTVWGEVISGMEHVDALPKGEPPAKPGKIIKASVVEA, from the coding sequence ATGGCTGAAGAACAACTCGTATTCACGCTTGAAGGCGGCGACGTCACCATCAAGCTGCGCCCGGACCTCGCGCCGAAGCATGTTGCCCGCATTACCGAGCTGGCCAAGGACGGCTTTTATGACGGGCTGACCTTCCACCGCGTGATCGACGGTTTCGTCGCTCAGGGTGGTTGCCCGAACGGCAATGGCATGGGTGGCTCCGGCCAGCATATCCCGGCCGAGTTCTCGCCCGAGAAGCACGTGCGGGGCACCATGTCGATGGCGCGCGCCTCTGATCCGGACAGCGCATCGAGCCAGTTCTTTATCTGTCTGGACGACGTGCCCTACCTCAACAACCAGTACACGGTCTGGGGTGAAGTGATCTCCGGCATGGAGCATGTCGATGCCCTGCCGAAGGGTGAGCCGCCGGCCAAGCCGGGCAAGATCATCAAGGCGAGCGTGGTCGAGGCCTGA
- a CDS encoding endonuclease/exonuclease/phosphatase family protein, whose amino-acid sequence MRHTITAIFALCAVLGLAAFITLAPLWRGFDAWRQIWPLVMIFAAMVTLVSLRNRHRFVPILLSLGLVMIALPAAPEWARKLSGGLLADADADTMGTAGTLTVVTHNLWGLSTDPADATRVLAELDPDILALQEATGRARATLAALEASFPHHARCRSVRVLSRLPVQDSGCVTHPPGVSFENAVPCDWELPPAVWARVELPDGSEAIIVSVHLTWPFPSAAQACQRSNLARALATMPQERMIVMGDFNAAAPSRALARIERDLGLERRSIALPSWPSEGLFTANGQSAPPLPPMLIGIDHVFAGPAWQTRAIEVGPDTGSDHRPLVARLRAAPGRS is encoded by the coding sequence TTGCGTCACACCATTACTGCCATATTCGCCCTGTGCGCCGTGCTCGGCCTGGCCGCTTTCATTACCCTCGCGCCGCTCTGGCGCGGCTTCGACGCCTGGCGGCAGATCTGGCCCCTGGTGATGATCTTCGCAGCGATGGTGACCCTGGTGTCGCTCCGCAACCGGCACCGCTTCGTGCCAATCCTGCTTTCGCTGGGCCTTGTCATGATCGCGCTTCCGGCCGCGCCGGAATGGGCACGCAAGCTGAGCGGCGGCCTCCTCGCGGACGCCGATGCGGATACCATGGGCACCGCCGGCACGCTGACCGTCGTCACGCACAATCTCTGGGGGCTCAGCACCGATCCGGCCGACGCAACGCGCGTGCTGGCGGAACTGGACCCGGACATTCTTGCGCTGCAGGAAGCGACCGGGCGGGCCCGGGCCACGCTTGCTGCGCTCGAGGCGTCCTTTCCCCACCATGCCCGCTGCCGCTCGGTGAGGGTGCTCTCGCGCCTGCCCGTGCAGGACAGCGGCTGTGTCACCCACCCGCCGGGGGTCAGCTTCGAGAACGCCGTTCCCTGTGACTGGGAATTGCCGCCCGCAGTCTGGGCCCGGGTCGAATTGCCCGATGGCAGCGAGGCGATCATCGTTTCGGTTCATCTGACCTGGCCCTTCCCCAGCGCGGCCCAGGCCTGCCAGCGCAGCAATCTGGCTCGCGCACTGGCGACGATGCCGCAGGAGCGGATGATTGTGATGGGCGACTTCAACGCCGCAGCGCCCTCACGCGCCCTCGCCCGGATCGAACGCGATCTGGGCCTGGAGCGCCGCTCCATCGCCCTGCCCAGCTGGCCCTCCGAAGGCCTGTTCACCGCCAACGGGCAGTCCGCACCTCCCCTCCCTCCGATGCTGATCGGGATCGACCATGTCTTCGCCGGACCGGCCTGGCAGACACGCGCGATCGAGGTCGGGCCCGACACCGGTTCCGACCACCGTCCGCTGGTCGCCCGGCTCCGTGCAGCACCGGGCCGCTCCTAG
- the queA gene encoding tRNA preQ1(34) S-adenosylmethionine ribosyltransferase-isomerase QueA, whose translation MRVSDFDFHLPEERIALRPARPRDAARMLHVASNGVIADFGVRDLPDLLQPGDLMVFNDTRVIPAALKGVRPARAVGGGGAVEVEVNLHKRVDADTWRAFVRPAKRLRSGDLIAFSDTLSAEVTGKSEGGDVRLVFNQSGPALDAAIATAGEMPLPPYIARKRGVDEQDEADYQTLFATHEGSVAAPTAGLHFTPELMAALDARGVEQTRVTLHVGAGTFLPVKSDDTDDHQMHSEWCTISPQAATAINAAKAEGRRVIPVGTTALRTIESLATGPGVVAAGSRDTDIFITPGSSFAITDMLMTNFHLPKSTLFMLVSALSGLDVMQRAYAHAIAAEYRFYSYGDACLLERRS comes from the coding sequence ATGCGTGTTTCTGACTTTGATTTTCATCTCCCCGAGGAGCGGATCGCCCTGCGACCGGCCCGTCCGCGCGATGCGGCGCGGATGCTCCATGTTGCCTCCAACGGCGTGATCGCCGATTTCGGCGTGCGCGACCTTCCCGACCTGCTGCAGCCCGGCGACCTGATGGTGTTCAATGACACCCGCGTCATCCCGGCCGCCCTCAAGGGCGTGCGCCCGGCCCGTGCGGTGGGCGGCGGAGGGGCCGTCGAGGTCGAGGTCAATCTGCACAAGCGCGTGGATGCCGATACCTGGCGCGCCTTCGTGCGTCCGGCCAAACGCTTGCGCAGCGGCGACCTGATCGCCTTTAGCGACACGCTGTCTGCCGAGGTCACCGGCAAGTCGGAGGGCGGTGATGTCCGCCTCGTCTTCAATCAGTCCGGACCGGCTCTGGATGCGGCTATCGCGACCGCCGGCGAAATGCCGCTGCCGCCCTACATCGCCCGCAAGCGCGGCGTCGATGAGCAGGACGAGGCGGACTACCAGACCCTGTTTGCGACCCATGAGGGGTCTGTCGCCGCACCGACCGCCGGTCTGCATTTCACGCCGGAGCTGATGGCGGCGCTGGATGCCCGCGGGGTCGAACAGACCCGGGTCACCCTGCATGTCGGGGCGGGGACCTTCCTGCCGGTCAAGTCCGACGACACCGATGATCACCAGATGCATTCGGAATGGTGCACGATCTCGCCGCAGGCAGCCACCGCGATCAATGCCGCGAAGGCCGAGGGCCGCCGCGTCATTCCCGTCGGCACAACCGCGCTGCGCACGATCGAGAGCCTTGCGACCGGCCCCGGTGTGGTCGCGGCCGGATCGCGCGATACGGATATTTTCATCACGCCGGGCTCGAGCTTTGCCATCACCGACATGCTGATGACGAATTTCCACCTGCCCAAGTCAACGCTCTTCATGCTGGTCAGCGCCCTGTCGGGGCTGGATGTCATGCAGCGTGCCTACGCCCACGCCATCGCGGCGGAGTATCGCTTCTACTCCTATGGCGATGCCTGCCTACTGGAGCGGCGGTCATGA
- the tgt gene encoding tRNA guanosine(34) transglycosylase Tgt: protein MTTFPYEIHATDGAARTGVLKTPRGDIRTPAFMPVGTAATVKALYMDQVKATGADIILGNTYHLMLRPGAERVKRLGGLHKFSTWKGPMLTDSGGFQVWSLSKLRKMTEEGVKFRSHIDGSEHNLTPERSIEIQADLLGADISMQLDECTPFGCSAKEARASMELSIRWGQRSKAAFGTRDSQALFGIVQGSVYEGLRRESAERLIETGYDGYAIGGLAVGEGFEKMCDVLDFTTPHLPSERPRYLMGVGKPIDLVEAVARGVDMFDCVLPTRSGRHGQAWSDYGPINIKRAEFAEDDSPLNPDIDCPASRDYSKAYLHHLFRSGEYLSAMLLSWHNIAYFQHLTARMRTAIAAGEFEVFRRDFRARWDEGQAAAAERAG from the coding sequence ATGACGACCTTTCCCTACGAGATCCACGCCACAGACGGCGCGGCGCGGACCGGCGTCCTGAAGACGCCGCGCGGCGATATCCGTACGCCGGCCTTCATGCCGGTCGGCACGGCGGCGACCGTGAAGGCGCTCTACATGGACCAGGTCAAGGCGACCGGGGCCGACATCATCCTGGGCAATACCTATCACCTCATGCTGCGCCCGGGCGCCGAGCGGGTGAAACGACTGGGCGGCCTGCACAAATTCTCGACCTGGAAAGGCCCGATGCTGACCGATAGCGGCGGCTTCCAGGTCTGGTCGCTGTCCAAGCTGCGCAAGATGACCGAGGAGGGGGTGAAGTTCCGCTCCCATATCGACGGGTCGGAGCATAATCTCACCCCGGAACGCTCGATCGAAATCCAGGCTGACCTCCTGGGCGCTGATATTTCGATGCAGCTGGACGAGTGCACGCCCTTTGGTTGTTCGGCAAAGGAAGCCCGCGCGAGCATGGAACTCTCCATCCGCTGGGGGCAGCGCTCCAAGGCCGCCTTCGGCACGCGCGACAGCCAGGCCCTGTTCGGGATCGTCCAGGGCTCGGTCTATGAGGGACTGCGCCGCGAAAGCGCCGAGCGCCTGATCGAGACCGGCTATGACGGCTATGCCATCGGTGGCCTCGCGGTCGGCGAGGGCTTCGAAAAAATGTGCGATGTGCTCGATTTCACCACGCCGCATCTTCCAAGCGAACGGCCGCGCTATCTGATGGGGGTGGGCAAACCGATCGATCTGGTCGAAGCCGTCGCCCGCGGGGTCGACATGTTCGACTGTGTCCTGCCGACCCGATCGGGGCGTCATGGCCAGGCCTGGTCGGATTATGGCCCGATCAATATCAAGCGCGCCGAATTCGCCGAGGATGACAGCCCGCTCAATCCGGACATCGACTGCCCGGCGAGCCGGGATTACTCCAAGGCCTATCTGCACCACCTGTTCCGCTCGGGCGAGTATCTCTCGGCCATGCTGCTCTCCTGGCACAATATCGCCTATTTCCAGCACCTCACCGCCCGCATGCGGACCGCGATCGCCGCCGGTGAGTTCGAGGTCTTCCGCCGCGACTTCCGCGCGCGTTGGGATGAGGGCCAGGCCGCCGCGGCCGAACGGGCGGGCTGA